Proteins from a genomic interval of Crassostrea angulata isolate pt1a10 chromosome 7, ASM2561291v2, whole genome shotgun sequence:
- the LOC128156351 gene encoding mucin-22-like isoform X2 yields MYGAERGYLDTKEEVINGVTEIGGWAAATNDQNQFIQATFSRPHLIRDIITQGRHGCCSQWVTSYSLQYSYDCKQWKTVGGVNATIFKGNADEDSKVTNKLSCPIWARCVRVVPKTWNSQIAMRLEFLGCPIKMPGAPTSPSSTAVNSAPPSTTLPVTTVHLPTGVASNYNPLDPVDCKRSLLAYNCSIPLIRQHCKHSCGNSSTNASTTITVSATTVNQNSASTVSASNATQLTATTSGANNATSPLATTSQQGNSQTSATQSSSSGSTNATQSIRLPSTPPPCDEYLVSGTNPVPDSHITASSEYGTHDPKHDYSAARARINNTETKNSQGVTQMGAWTADILDKNQYIRVELNQQSTIKAIVTKGRDGCCKQWVTKYVMMYSTDGKHWQEYGSNPAHVFKGNSDENSPEINTLSTPIQAKYVMIHPLEWNHHIAMRFDLIGCPIVQQTSPGVAQSTIISTTSTVQPTGSSLATTQTSQTTGSTTATSQTGSTITTQTTGSLKTTKTSPSTTSSQTSGSSASIQSTGPTTSSQTSGMSQSTQTTGSTSTTSTSLQTTGTSASTQSTGSTTTSSQMTGSSQSTQTTGSTTFSQTTGTSHSTQSTGSTTTSSQTSGTSKSTQSTGPSTTSSQTTGTFSISTTGSSSSSSQTTGSSASTQTTGSTPTSTQTTGSSPSPSTTGSSTTPSQTTGSSASTQTTGSTPTSTQTTGSSPSPSTTGSSTTPSQTTGSSAITQTTGSTPTSTQTTGSSPSPSTTGSSTTPSQTTGSSVSTQTTGSTPTSTQTTGSSPSPSTTGSSTTPLQTTGLSASTQTTGSTSTSTQTTGTSSTPTTGSSTTSSQMTATSPSTSTTGSSTTSLQTTGSSLSPSTTGLSTTSLQTTGSSLSPSTTGLSTTSSQTSGSSASTQTTGSSTASSQTTGTFSSTPITGSTTTSPQTSGTSPFTSTTGSSTTPSQTTGSSASIQTTGSTPTSTQTTGSSPSSSTTGLSTTPSQTTGSSASTQSTGSTTTSSQTTGTSTSTSTTGSSPTSLQTTGLSASTSTTGSTPTSMQATVTSPSTSLTGSTTTSSQTTGTAPSTSTTVSSTTSSQTTGTSLTSTTGSSTTSSQTTGSSALTQTTGSTSTSTQTTGTSPSTKTTGYTTTSAQTTGTSLSTSTTGSSTTSSQTTGTSLTSTTGSSTTSSQTTGTSPSTQTTGSTTTSAHMTGTSPSTPTTGSSTTSSQTTGTSLTSTTGSSTTSSQTTGTSPSTQTTGSSTTSAQTIGTSSSTPTTGSSTTSSQTTGSTALKQTTGSTTTSSQTTGTSSSTPTTRSTTTSSQTTRTSPSSSNTGSSTSTTQTTGKPLTSTTGSSTTSSQTTGTSPSTQTTGSTTTSAQTTGTSPSTPTTGSSTTSSQTTGTSPSTSTTGSSTTSSQTTGSTALKQTTGSTTTSSQTTGTSSSTPTTTSTTTSSRTTRTSPSSSNTGSSTSTTQTTGSSASTQTTGSTTTSSQTTVTSPSTPTTGSTTFSQTTGTSSSTSTIGSSTTSSQTSGTSSSPSTTGLSTTSSQTSGSSASTQTTGSTTTSSQTTGTSPSTPSTGYTTVSSQTTGISPSISNTGSSTTPSQTTGSSSTPTTGSSTTSSQTTGTSPSTSTIGSSTTSSQTSGTFSSPSTTGSTTTSSQTSGSSASTQTTGSTTSSSQTTGTSSSTPSTGYTIVSSQTTGISPSISNTGSSTTSSQTTGTSSTPTTGSSTTSSQMTAMSPSTSTTGSSTTSLQTTGSSPSPSTTGLSTTPSQTSGSSASTQTTGSTTTSSQTTVTSPSTSITGSTTISSQTTVTSPSTPTTGSTTTSTQTTRTFPSTSTTRPSTTSSQTTKTPLTSTTGSSTSSQTTGTSTSTPTTGSTTTSTQTTGTSPSTPTTGSTTTSTQTTGTSPSTPTTGSSTTSSQTTGTSPSTQITGSSTTSSQTTGSSALTQTTGPATTSSQTTGTSPSTSTTGSSTTSSQTTATSSTPTTGSSTTSSQTTGSFALTQTTGSATTSTPTTGTSPSTPTTGFTTTSTQTTGTSPTISSTGSSTTSTQTTGSSPTTSTTGSSTTSRQTAGTSSTPTTGSSTTSTQTTGSSASTQTTGSTSTSTQTTGTSPSTPTTGSTTTSAQTSGTSPFTSTKGSSTTSSQTTKKPLTSTAGSSTTPSLTSGSSSSTQTTGSTTMYTQMTRTSPSTPTTGSTTTSSQTTGTSPSTQTTGSTITSKQTTGTSPSTPTTGSSTTSSQTTGTSRSTQTSGSKTTSTQTSGTSPSTSTTGSSTTSSQTTGTSRSTQTSGSKTTSSQTTVTSPSTPTTGSLTTSTQTTGSSASTSTTGSTTTSYQTTVTSLSTPTTGSSTTSSQTTGSSASTSTTGSSTTSPQTNGTSPSTPTTGSSTTSSQTAGSSALTQTTGPATTSSQITVTSPSTSTTGSSTTSTQTTGSSASKQTTGSTTTSTQTTGTSPTTSTTGSSTTSSQTSGTSPSTQTTGSSTPSSQTTGSSASQKTKGSTTTLSQTSGTSQSTQTTGLTTSSHTSGMSSTPTTRLSTTLSQTTGTSPSIQTTGTTTTSSKTSGAFSSTQTTRPSTTTSQTSGTSPSTQTTGSSTTSSQTTGTSPSTQTTGSTTYSQTSGTSPLTQTTGYTTSPQTGTSFSTLTTGSSTATTPQTTGTVTSSNFVTNSSTTISTIAPLYNPKDPIDCKRAIASFGCSQPILITHCPLTCGAAPSSSVSSHSPLSATMAALTTSNARSTTTAAQQMTTTTLKPKVHKSTPGSPSQTTAVIKTTTANILPSGSASFYDPRDPPDCMRTLLTYPCSLNIIQMHCKYSCASQKKPNG; encoded by the exons ATGTACGGAGCGGAGAGGGGTTACCTCGATACAAAGGAAGAGGTTATCAATGGTGTAACGGAAATAGGGGGATGGGCGGCGGCCACCAACGACCAGAATCAGTTTATACAG gCGACGTTTTCTCGACCCCATTTGATCCGTGATATTATTACTCAAGGACGGCACGGATGCTGCTCACAATGGGTGACGTCATACAGCCTGCAGTACAGTTACGACTGCAAGCAATGGAAGACGGTTGGCGGAGTGAATGCCACG ATCTTTAAAGGAAATGCCGATGAAGATAGCAAAGTAACAAACAAACTATCTTGTCCTATTTGGGCAAGATGCGTCCGAGTTGTCCCCAAAACATGGAATAGCCAAATTGCTATGAGACTTGAGTTTTTGGGATGTCCAATCAAAATGCCAGGAGCCCCAACAA GTCCCTCCTCTACAGCTGTAAACAGTGCACCACCATCCACAACTCTACCCGTAACGACAGTCCACCTGCCGACAGGTGTGGCTTCTAACTATAACCCCTTGGACCCCGTGGACTGTAAACGCTCCCTGCTGGCCTACAACTGCAGTATCCCCCTCATTCGCCAGCACTGCAAGCATTCTTGTg GTAATTCTTCAACAAATGCTTCCACTACAATCACTGTCTCGGCGACAACAGTAAATCAAAACTCGGCATCAACCGTAAGTGCAAGCAACGCGACTCAGCTAACAGCAACAACCAGTGGCGCAAACAACGCAACATCTCCGCTAGCAACAACTAGTCAACAAG GAAATTCCCAAACATCGGCAACTCAGTCATCGTCCTCTGGATCTACTAACGCCACCCAGAGCATCCGCCTGCCTTCCACCCCAC cTCCCTGTGATGAATACCTCGTCTCTGGAACCAATCCTGTGCCAGATAGCCACATTACTGCTTCAAGTGAGTACGGAACACACGATCCGAAACACGACTATAGCGCGGCAAGAGCCCGGATTAACAATACCGAAACCAAGAACTCCCAGGGGGTCACGCAGATGGGGGCATGGACAGCAGATATTTTGGACAAGAACCAATACATACGG GTGGAGCTGAACCAGCAGAGCACAATCAAGGCCATTGTGACGAAAGGACGAGATGGCTGCTGCAAGCAGTGGGTGACAAAGTACGTTATGATGTATAGCACAGACGGAAAGCATTGGCAGGAATACGGCTCTAATCCAGCACAT GTTTTTAAGGGCAATTCAGATGAAAATTCACCAGAAATCAATACACTGTCAACCCCAATTCAAGCAAAATATGTAATGATACATCCATTAGAATGGAACCATCACATAGCAATGAGGTTTGACTTGATTGGATGTCCTATTGTTCAACAAACATCACCAGGTGTTGCACAAAGCACTATCATCTCTACAACATCAACAGTACAACCAACAGGCTCATCTTTAGCAACAACACAAACATCACAAACAACAGGATCTACAACAGCAACCTCACAGACTGGATCAACGATAACAACACAAACCACAGGATCCTTAAAAACAACTAAAACCTCTCCTTCAACCACATCCTCACAAACATCTGGATCCTCTGCTTCAATACAAAGCACAGGGCCAACAACATCTTCACAAACATCTGGAATGTCTCAATCAACACAAACCACAGGATCTACATCAACTACATCAACATCTTTGCAAACAACTGGGACCTCTGCTTCAACACAAAGCACAGGATCTACAACAACATCTTCCCAAATGACTGGAAGCTCTCAATCAACACAAACCACAGGGTCTACAACATTCTCACAAACAACTGGAACATCTCATTCAACACAAAGCACAGGCTCCACAACAACATCTTCACAAACATCTGGAACTTCTAAATCAACACAAAGTACAGGACCTTCAACAACATCCTCACAAACAACTGgaacattttcaatttcaacCACAGGgtcatcatcatcttcttcaCAAACAACTGGATCGTCTGCTTCAACACAAACTACAGGATCTACACCAACATCTACACAAACAACTGGATCATCTCCTTCACCCTCAACCACAGGGTCATCAACCACACCTTCACAAACAACTGGATCGTCTGCTTCAACACAAACTACAGGATCTACACCAACATCTACACAAACAACTGGATCATCTCCTTCACCCTCAACCACAGGGTCATCAACCACACCTTCACAAACAACTGGATCGTCTGCTATAACACAAACTACAGGATCTACACCAACATCTACACAAACAACTGGATCATCTCCTTCACCCTCAACCACAGGGTCTTCAACCACACCTTCACAAACAACTGGATCGTCTGTTTCAACACAAACTACAGGATCTACACCAACATCTACACAAACAACTGGATCATCTCCTTCACCCTCAACCACAGGGTCATCAACCACACCTTTACAAACAACTGGATTGTCTGCTTCAACACAAACTACAGGATCTACATCAACATCTACACAAACAACTGGAACATCTTCAACCCCAACCACTGGGTCATCAACAACATCCTCACAAATGACTGCAACATCTCCTTCAACCTCAACTACAGGGTCATCAACCACATCTTTACAAACCACTGGATCGTCTCTTTCACCCTCAACCACAGGGTTATCAACCACATCTTTACAAACCACTGGATCGTCTCTTTCACCCTCAACCACAGGGTTATCAACAACATCTTCACAAACGTCTGGATCATCTGCTTCAACACAAACTACAGGATCTTCAACAGCATCTTCACAAACAACTGGAACATTTTCTTCAACTCCAATCACGGGGTCTACAACAACATCCCCACAAACAAGTGGAACATCTCCTTTCACCTCAACCACAGGGTCATCAACCACACCTTCACAAACAACTGGATCATCTGCTTCAATACAAACTACAGGATCTACACCAACATCTACACAAACAACTGGATCATCTCCTTCATCCTCAACCACAGGGTTATCAACAACACCTTCACAAACAACTGGATCATCTGCTTCAACACAAAGCACAGGGTCTACAACAACATCCTCACAAACGACTGGAACATCTACTTCAACCTCAACTACAGGGTCATCACCCACATCTTTACAAACCACTGGATTATCTGCTTCAACCTCAACTACAGGATCTACACCAACATCTATGCAAGCAACTGTTACATCTCCTTCAACCTCACTTACAGGGTCTACAACAACATCCTCACAAACAACAGGAACAGCTCCTTCAACCTCAACTACAGTGTCATCAACAACATCCTCACAAACAACTGGAACATCTTTAACCTCAACCACAGGGTCCTCAACAACATCTTCACAAACGACTGGATCATCTGCTTTAACACAAACTACAGGGTCTACATCAACATCTACACAAACAACTGGAACTTCTCCTTCAACCAAAACCACAGGTTACACAACAACATCCGCACAAACAACTGGAACATCTCTTTCAACCTCAACTACAGGGTCATCAACAACATCCTCACAAACAACTGGAACATCTTTAACCTCAACCACAGGGTCATCAACAACATCTTCACAAACAACTGGAACATCTCCTTCAACCCAAACCACAGGGTCTACAACAACATCAGCACATATGACTGGAACATCTCCTTCAACCCCAACCACAGGGTCTTCAACAACATCCTCACAAACAACTGGAACATCTTTAACCTCAACCACAGGGTCATCAACAACATCTTCACAAACAACTGGAACATCTCCTTCAACCCAAACCACAGGGTCATCAACAACATCAGCACAAACGATTGGAACATCTTCTTCAACCCCAACCACAGGGTCTTCAACCACATCTTCACAAACAACTGGATCAACTGCTTTGAAACAAACTACAGGATCTACAACAACATCTTCACAAACAACTGGAACATCTTCTTCAACCCCAACCACAAGGTCTACAACAACATCCTCCCAAACAACCAGAACATCACCTTCAAGCTCAAACACAGGGTCATCAACATCAACTACACAAACAACTGGAAAACCTTTAACCTCAACCACAGGGTCATCAACAACATCTTCACAAACAACTGGAACATCCCCTTCAACCCAAACCACAGGGTCTACAACAACATCAGCACAAACGACTGGAACATCTCCTTCAACCCCAACCACAGGGTCTTCAACAACATCCTCACAAACAACTGGAACATCTCCTTCAACCTCAACTACAGGGTCATCAACCACATCTTCACAAACAACTGGATCAACTGCTTTGAAACAAACTACAGGATCAACAACAACATCTTCACAAACAACTGGAACATCTTCTTCAACCCCAACCACAACGTCTACAACAACATCCTCCCGAACAACCAGAACATCACCTTCAAGCTCAAACACAGGGTCATCAACATCGACTACACAAACGACTGGATCATCTGCTTCAACACAAACTACAGGATCTACAACAACATCTTCCCAAACCACTGTAACATCTCCTTCAACCCCAACCACAGGGTCTACAACATTCTCACAAACAACTGGAACTTCTTCTTCAACCTCGACTATAGGGTCATCAACAACATCTTCCCAAACATCTGGAACATCTTCTTCACCCTCAACTACAGGGTTATCAACAACATCTTCACAAACGTCTGGATCATCTGCTTCAACACAAACTACAGGATCTACAACAACATCTTCACAAACAACTGGAACATCTCCTTCAACCCCAAGCACAGGGTATACAACAGTATCCTCACAAACAACTGGAATATCTCCTTCAATCTCAAACACAGGGTCATCAACAACACCCTCACAAACAACTGGATCATCTTCAACCCCAACAACTGGGTCATCAACAACATCCTCACAAACAACTGGAACATCTCCTTCAACCTCAACTATAGGGTCATCAACAACATCTTCCCAAACATCTGGAACATTTTCTTCACCCTCAACTACAGGGTCAACAACAACATCTTCACAAACGTCTGGATCATCTGCTTCAACACAAACTACCGGATCTACAACATCATCTTCCCAAACCACTGGGACATCTTCTTCAACCCCAAGCACAGGGTATACAATAGTATCCTCACAAACAACTGGAATATCTCCTTCAATCTCAAACACAGGGTCATCAACAACATCCTCACAAACAACTGGAACATCTTCAACCCCAACCACAGGGTCTTCAACAACATCCTCACAAATGACTGCAATGTCTCCTTCAACCTCAACTACAGGGTCATCAACCACATCTTTACAAACCACTGGATCATCTCCTTCACCCTCAACCACAGGGTTATCAACAACACCTTCACAAACGTCTGGATCATCTGCTTCAACACAAACTACAGGATCTACAACAACATCTTCCCAAACAACTGTAACATCTCCTTCAACCTCAATTACAGGGTCTACAACAATATCCTCACAAACAACTGTAACATCTCCTTCAACCCCAACCACAGGGTCTACAACTACATCTACACAAACGACTAGAACTTTTCCTTCAACCTCAACTACAAGGCCATCAACAACATCTTCCCAAACAACTAAAACACCTTTAACCTCAACCACAGGGTCATCAACATCTTCACAAACCACTGGAACATCTACTTCAACTCCAACCACAGGCTCTACAACAACGTCTACACAAACAACTGGAACATCTCCTTCAACCCCAACCACAGGGTCTACAACAACATCTACACAAACAACTGGAACATCTCCTTCAACCCCAACCACAGGGTCATCAACAACATCTTCCCAAACGACTGGAACATCTCCTTCAACCCAAATCACAGGGTCATCAACTACATCTTCACAAACGACTGGATCATCTGCTTTAACACAAactacaggacctgcaacaacaTCCTCACAAACAACTGGAACATCTCCTTCAACCTCAACTACAGGGTCATCAACAACATCTTCTCAAACAACTGCAACATCTTCGACCCCAACTACAGGGTCATCAACTACATCTTCACAAACGACTGGATCATTTGCCTTAACACAAACTACGGGATCTGCTACAACATCTACACCAACTACTGGAACATCCCCTTCAACCCCAACCACAGGCTTTACAACAACATCTACACAAACGACTGGAACTTCTCCCACAATCTCATCTACAGGGTCGTCAACAACATCTACACAAACAACTGGATCATCTCCTACAACCTCAACCACAGGGTCATCAACTACATCCCGACAAACAGCCGGAACATCTTCAACCCCAACCACAGGGTCATCAACAACATCTACACAAACGACTGGATCATCTGCTTCAACTCAAACTACAGGGTCTACATCAACATCTACACAAACGACTGGAACTTCTCCTTCAACCCCAACCACAGGATCTACAACAACATCCGCCCAAACAAGTGGAACATCTCCATTTACCTCAACTAAAGGTTCATCAACAACATCTTCACAAACGACTAAAAAACCTTTAACTTCAACCGCAGGGTCATCAACAACACCTTCACTAACGTCTGGATCATCTTCTTCAACACAAACTACAGGATCTACAACAATGTATACACAAATGACTAGAACATCTCCTTCAACCCCAACCACAGGGTCAACAACAACATCTTCACAAACGACTGGAACATCCCCTTCAACCCAGACCACAGGGTCTACAATAACATCCAAACAAACAACTGGAACATCTCCTTCAACCCCAACCACAGGGTCATCAACAACATCTTCCCAAACCACTGGAACATCTCGTTCAACCCAAACCTCAGGGTCTAAAACAACATCTACACAAACAAGTGGAACATCTCCTTCAACTTCAACTACAGGGTCATCAACAACATCTTCCCAAACCACTGGAACATCTCGTTCAACCCAAACCTCAGGGTCTAAAACAACTTCTTCCCAAACAACTGTAACATCTCCTTCAACCCCAACCACAGGGTCATTAACAACATCAACACAAACAACTGGTTCATCTGCTTCAACCTCAACTACAGGGTCTACAACAACATCTTACCAAACAACTGTAACATCTCTTTCAACCCCAACCACAGGGTCATCAACAACATCTTCACAAACAACTGGATCATCTGCTTCAACCTCAACTACAGGGTCATCAACAACATCCCCACAAACAAATGGAACATCTCCTTCAACCCCAACCACAGGGTCATCAACTACATCTTCACAAACGGCTGGATCATCTGCTTTAACACAAactacaggacctgcaacaacaTCTTCCCAAATAACTGTAACATCTCCTTCAACCTCAACCACAGGGTCATCAACAACATCTACACAAACGACTGGATCATCTGCTTCAAAACAAACTACAGGATCTACAACAACATCTACACAAACAACTGGAACATCCCCTACAACCTCAACCACAGGGTCATCAACAACATCTTCCCAAACATCTGGAACCTCTCCATCAACCCAAACCACGGGGTCATCAACCCCATCTTCACAAACAACTGGATCGTCTGCTTCACAAAAAACCAAAGGGTCAACAACAACACTCTCACAAACATCAGGAACCTCTCAATCAACACAAACAACAGGGTTAACAACGTCCTCACATACATCTGGAATGTCTTCAACCCCAACCACAAGGTTATCAACCACATTGTCACAAACAACTGGAACCTCTCCATCAATACAAACCACAGGAACAACAACTACATCTTCAAAAACAAGTGGCGCCTTTTCTTCAACACAAACCACAAGACCTTCAACAACAACTTCACAAACATCTGGAACCTCTCCATCAACACAAACCACGGGGTCCTCAACCACATCTTCACAAACAACAGGAACCTCTCCTTCAACACAAACCACAGGATCTACAACATACTCACAAACGTCTGGAACCTCTCCTTTAACACAAACTACAGGATATACAACATCCCCACAAACTGGAACTTCTTTTTCAACACTAACCACAGGATCTTCAACAGCAACAACACCACAAACCACGGGAACTGTTACATCCAGTAATTTTGTAACAAATAGTTCTACTACCATTTCAACAATAGCTCCATTGTACAATCCAAAAGATCCAATTGACTGCAAACGAGCAATAGCTTCATTTGGATGTTCTCAACCAATTTTAATAACTCACTGTCCATTGACCTGTG gAGCAGCTCCAAGTAGTTCAGTTTCTTCACATTCACCTCTGTCAGCAACAATGGCCGCCCTCACTACCAGCAATGCAAGGTCTACCACTACTGCAG CACAACAAATGACCACCACAACTTTAAAACCCAAAGTACACAAATCTACCCCGGGGAGCCCCTCTCAGACAACAGCTGTTATAAAGACAACAACAGCCAACATTCTTCCTTCTGGGTCAGCCTCGTTTTACGACCCTCGTGACCCCCCAGACTGCATGCGAACACTTCTAACGTATCCTTGCAGTCTCAACATCATACAAATGCATTGCAAATATTCATGTG catcACAAAAGAAGCCAAATGGATAA